Genomic segment of Labrus mixtus chromosome 1, fLabMix1.1, whole genome shotgun sequence:
ACAGCTTTGATTATTTAATGGGAATGTAAAACGTTTGGTTTAGTAACCAATGACACCAAATGTTGCCAAGGCTTTAACAAGATTATCCAACTTCTCACTGAAGGTTTGACCGTTTTCATGTCAGCTCTGCTCTGCAAACGAACCGTGTTGTGTACCGTTACACAACAGCACATGCCTGAGGATTAAACATGGGCCCTGTCCTGTCTGTACGTGAGGCTGCAGGGGGCCACCAGCTATTGTCACAGCTGtgtcacaaaacacacaaaaattcTGCAAATCACAACTTTAGTTCCCCCTGGTCCACTGCCAAAAACACCCTGCAGTAACGTGGTCGCTGCAGGCTGCTGTCATATTACCTGTACGGCCATTGTGCAGAGATTTTCACCAATTACCTCTCTACCCTGACTGAAGCatttagaaataaaagacatttaCCAGTCCTTTTACTTAATATGGTATTGTCACATTATgctaaaaatcaaacatgtctgaGCGCATATCATACACTTCCATTGCATGACATCAGGACTTCCCCCAAACTGTCGATGACTCCTGTCGGTCAAGAAGACCCAGAGTCACACTGTGTCTTCAAATCTCTCCTGAATGATCCACACAAGTCTCCAACTCTCCACAACAAACATACCCAGTGATTAAAACAGGTAAAGACATGGTTATAATCATTATCTTTAAGAATCATCGTCTCTCCCCCACTCTTTggggctgtgagctgagctgctgctagctTGTTTTGTAGGCATTCAGCATGTTTTAATGTAAGGACTGCATCAGAGTTTCTCTTTAGCACCGAATTAGCTTTCTCCACAACAAACAACCTCTGTCACGAAAACCAGCaatgtcacattaaaaaaaggctcGTTCAGAGAGTCGTTGTAAGGGActgcaagctgagctgcagtttatTTAGCCTAAACGACTTGAAGGCCTTTGTCTGATTAAGTAAAAACAATGTGGACTGACTTGAAACGTTCAGAAAAGTTTTTGAGTGGAAACACCTAAAAGCCGAGTAGAAAGCCAGAGCTTATGGAAGCCTAAGTAATGTTCATCTTACAGGTTAAAGATGAGACCAGTGTTGGCGGAATTAATAATTTGTTGTGGCACCGTACTGACATAAAAAGGGACAATGTAGTTAAAAGCTCACAGCTGATCATCAATTTCAATCAATTGACAAAATTCTGAGAAAAGAACGGCTTGACTTTCAAGctttggttaaaaaacaaaggGGCTGTGGAcgccgatagcctagtggttaatgcgcgccccatgtacagagggttAGACCTCGAGAgagggcggcccgggtttgaatccgacctgaggctcctttcccgcCTTTcgttcccaactctctctctctcccctgttttTGACCTTATCAGtgctatctctaaaataaaaggcataaaaagcccaaagatgaatctttaaaaagggGGGAATTGTCATCCACAACAAAAACGTCTCACACACGCTTTTCTATCCAGAGCGAACCTCAGAGGATTGAATTTAATCAAAGGAGAAACAAACTGGACTCCCCGCTGGATCACAGTATGTTTGTTGATTCTTTTTCCCCATTTTAAGGGattcattaaaaagaaacaatttaGGCTCATTCCATGAAAACAGCATtagaaagaacaacacaatgcACTTTCTTCTCCCGGTCTCACTGTGGCAGTGAGTTAATGAGGGGAAATGCAGAACGTGGGGAGGCTGAGGCCAAAGCCTCCCTCATATAATGGCCGACCAAAGAAAGGGGAGCTTTGTTCAGTGCAACACAAGCAGGTTCCTCTTTAATGACTTCATGTGGACGCCAATCACTTACGCCACACAATCCCGTCATGAGGCCACACAACACTTTCCAGGACGTCCCCATCATGtgggctgcagcagcacatgactccttttttcaaaaaaaataaaaaataaccaaagCTGTGATTTGGTGGAGCAGGTAACACCTCTGGGCCCGAGGACGGAGTCAGTCCTTTTTTGTGACCTGCATGTTTGAGACTATAGGAGGGTATCTCGATGTGCAAAGATGTAGTGACATCATAGAGAGGTTGTTacgaaaaacaaaaacaatgcttttgtgtttttaaagaacaacTGTTAAATTCAAagtaacctttatttattctagaatggacactgaggtttcccttaAGGTTGTCGAGATTACAAGCATATTAAAACaatcaacacaacaacaaacgcttgtaatcaacaacaaaaacaacggagagatcaataaaaaaaaattacaattcaaaacaaattgGCCAGAAATCAATTCCATCAAATCCCAGACACCTTGTATTTCACAGAGGTGATATAGAAGGACAGAGTTATTTTAATGCCTGctgatatatattttatgaCTGGAGGACTAAATAGTGCAGAGTGGTGGCTGCTGTCTCTCATCCTGATGCCTCAGCTGGTCTTCATCTCAAAAGAGCTGCACTCACACAGAGGTGGTTCGAAGCTCACGACTGGATTCAGTTGACTgtttaaaggttatttttatGCACATAGTTTTCCAGGATGACACGTCCACAGCAACGAGCGACAggctgcaaaacattttttttttttctcctggggATTGTGACATTTGAATTATCCCGACTCTTAATAAGTGACTCATTAACAGGAAGTTCAGCTACTGGAGGTCGTTGCAACATGACAGACAATAAATGTGAAATCGTGTGAATGAATTTGGACACAAAGAACGAGACTGGCCAGATGTGCGGCCACACCCCGTGCCTACAGGACATGATGTACTACAAGGTGACCAAACCTGAAGTTTGTCACTGTTCCACTGAGAGAACTCTGACTGGAGCCACGTGATGCAATTGTGAAAATGAACGACTGAAACTTTGGAATAAGTGCTACGAATTTAAAGACCTCCAAACTAATCTTATCGGGTTAAAAGATATTTATTAATGTTCTACCAACGAGGGGCGCGGAGGGGCCTAGCAGTTAGATAGTGTCcgatgtacggaggctatagtcctccaagcaagCGGCCCGGATTCAAGTCCAGCATGAGGCTGCTATCTTGCATGTCATACCAAacgctctctctcccactcccgctctcactctatccactgtcccatcaaaaaaaaggcaaaaagcccaaacgTACTGTATATCTTTAAAGGGGCAGATTATTCCTTCTCCAAAAGGTTCCCAGAAGAAAATCCTGTTTAGCTCCTGCAAAGCTTCAAACACTGAGCCTTTAACCTCAAGCCACAGCTTCAGTCGTCAGGTGGTGCCGGTGATATCGCGTCAGTACAGACATGGCTCCGGTGTGATACAAACTGAGGGCGATCTTTTTAGAAATAGCAGACGGCGGGGGCCTGCGGGGTGTCAGATGTCAACAGGGACCAGTTGCCGGAGTCTCGGCCCAGGCCTCCTctcaggctgcagcagctgtgtctTCTCAGAGCTCACATTCCTGCAGGACTGGCCCACTTTACTCTCATCACCTGTGCTGATCTGAGGGAGGGACGAGCTCTCAGGGGAACCCTCACAGCTACTTGAATTAAAGTCATTCTCTTTAAAGGTTTTGCAGATGCTGATTGCAAATGATTTTATTCTTAGAGAAGAGAAAAACTTCGGCCAAGAAAAGCATGATGTTAAGAAGCTTTGAGCACTATTAGCCCAAGAAATCGTGGTGGTTCTTGGGTTTTCTTTTAGGAAAGTAAAGTACCAAAGTAGGCAGAcatatttaaagacaaacatgttttaactaTGCAGCTTTTTTAACTCTAAAAGATAAGGAGGATTTTTTTAAGAATCAAAATGTCGCATGCGGCATCTTCTTGTTTAAGTATTACTCTCCCAAATCCCATCTGCTTAAAACACCTGCTACAAACTTGGACAAAAAATGTAGCCTATTTCTGTGCTTGACAACTGATATAACACTGTGTGGGCTAAACAGCCGACTAATAAAACGATGATCTTCAGATAAACACTGTTGTGATGAATGCAATCCCTTTTAGTATTCCATGATAACAGATTTTTACACTTTGatgagtaaaaatcaaacaatatcgatACAACAGCAGCAAAAATCGATATCCTTGGACCCCAATATTCGGCAATATCTTGTTTTTAAGTACCATAAAATGCAGGCAAACTTCTAAATTGCACGAATACATTGGCGACGTGTCTGTACCAATACATtggtctgtatttgtgtaatttagacagTGTCCTCTCTTTGACTCattgcagcttttggttaaagttttgactgaagatctgtagttttttttaaaagctttagtACTTTCCGCATATAAAGATCATTTAAATATTGGTGAgactgtatcattttaaaacacgtggTATCGACAAGTACTGCAGTATAAAATCTGTTGACAACCTACTAATCTTTAGCTTTTCATAACTGCATCAACAGGGTGAGAGGTAACATACTCTAACTGGAAGAAACCTTCCTAAAGAAAAATATAGACGCACCGACTGAGAAGATCAGGGCCGATACAGACGCCGATGTTTGAAATAGCAATTTGGCCGATTGTCGATTCTGATGTAGATGTTTTTTAATTACTATTACTACTAAGTGTAAGACTTCCACActgccaacattttctcatgtttAACCATGAAATCagatcagagtttgtccaacaggtgactaacctcttctctgaatcagcagtcaGGTGTTCCAACCTGTCAGCATGACATTGACAAGACAGTCAGACaaacatcggctactgacatcaCTTCATGCCGGGGCCCATAGCGATGTTAAACCAATGCGTCGGTGCATCcttaaatatttattcaatactttttgtttaaattgttatttttctaaTTATAAAAAGGAGCGGATTAAGATTGTTAGAGAGCCTAACTTAGCCCACTGGAAGCCGCTTGACTAAATCTCAGTTAAAGCAATTGCAGCATCCCCAGTTTCAGATGCATTAAATgtctaaaaacaataaatgatcaGCAAGAACAACAACGCCCTGTATACCTAAACCATCCCAAATGAGCAGAACAAACGTGGTGCAAGGCAAAGTGTCCACAGAAACACGAGAGTAATTACAAAATACCAGCTTTCTCGAGGTACATTaaaggcatcatcatcatcatcagatctGGTGCTGTTAGCTCGAAGTAGACTCTGTGTCCACTGAGACGTTCAGCTATGattcagcagcttcttcacctTGTTAGACCTCCCTGTTCTGTTACAGCCTTCACTGCATTATTAGCTGCATTGTCTGACCTGCACTAAATAATACATGTAAACATTAACCCCACCCTGCTGCAGCCACACACTCAAAGCAGCACATGCATTCCTCCTGTTCCCGGTTGAATATGAATATTAAATAACAGATTTATGTGTCATAGGCAGCTGAGTGGTTCTGTTTGTTACCTGCTTTGTTGTCGTTTTGACACATTTCATTACTGTATCGCCCTGTAAGTCTGCTCTGCCTGCTTTTGTGTTTAACATCGACctgccccaaaaaaaaaaaaaaatgttgcgcATCTACATCAAATCCATTGCTCCAGACTGTATGACCTCGgataaatacatgaataagATTAAGTAAATCAAAGCAGGACCACGGGGCTGTGGTACCTCAGTGTCACATGTGAGGCTTTAGATGTGGAGCAGGTAGTCAGTGTGAAATGACAAGTCACTGAGCAGCCACGCAAACTTTTTCATGCTCTCTCCCtgcaagcacaaacacaaacacaccaaacacaccttTGACTGTGACGACTCATCTGCCTGAGCCCATACACACCTTAAGCAGCACTGCAACACAAACCCCTCTTTGCACAAATCACTGCAGATTAAAAGAGCAAGTTTCTTAATTCATCGGCTGCTTCCAGTTCAAagaccctcttcttctttttcccccaCACACCGGGCagcccaccaccaccacacaacAGTATCAAACTCCTGATCATCACACTCTTACCTTTAGACGAGAAACTGAAGTCAGACGTAAAGTAAGCAGGATTCAAGTTTTGTCGTCTCCTCTCCCGATGGGACTGCAGAGCCACACACACTtgtagccacacacacacacacaaaatgcttAAGTCTCTATTTAATTCCCTGCATTCCCACTGATTTaatttgtttcctcctctgctcccgGCCGCTCGCCTCCAGAAAACTCCTTGATATTCAAGTCCAAGCCGTAAACTTgcgcattttctttttttgttttttttttatccgtgCGTGTTCGCTGTTTCGATGTGTGTTATTATAAAGCAGTCCTTCCTCCGCGGCTTGACGGTCGCTGAAAAACTCTACTTTGCCTTGCTGCTAATCAGTGCGGCCGCTCGGGGACGCGCAGCAGAGCGCGTTCACGGCGCTGCTGGGCGGGGACTAAACGCAGAGGAGGAGGGCGGAGACAAGCCTCCTCAGGAAGGACACCGGAGATCACTGAGAGTCGAGAAGTGGTCGAACAAGTGACTGAAACACTCTGGTTCATTAGGCTACGCCCCAACAGTGTAAAGGAGCGACTGTAACAACGAAGTGAGCTGTTTTTATCGGAGCACTTCACAGAATTCACGGCGCTACTGTGCGTCCTTCATGCGTAGTGAACAATTTCATAAAAATAGATAGGACGCCATCTTTGAAGCCCTTATCCAGTTTGGTAGTAGCTTACCGCTGCATTCAAATGGGGTTGGAATTCTCGGTAACTGTGATAGCATATCTGgaaactgttaaaaaataaataaataaaagatatctGACCATGTATCTGACATGCCTTACTGACCAACTTGACTTCGTGTTACTCTGAAAAATTACGGACGAAATTAAGCACtgtatttaaattgtaaattaCGTTTTGCTTACATTTAATCTGTTACCtaactaaaaaaaattaaatgtaaggTATTACATCATATCATAACATATGTCAATTTTCATCTATAAAACACACCATATCAATTTATTACATTACGACATATAGTTCAAATATAGGCTACATCGAAGTTGATAGAGCGACCTTTAAAACTCGGAATTCCGAGGAGTACATGAACAGAGCACTACATCCACGGATTGAGCGACAAAGCAGGAAGTAGGCAGCAAATAGCACGGTAGCGATGCACACGCATCACACCTCGTActttgagaagttttttttaaacacatttcagccACTCATTTTTAGTACATATGAGTTTGTCAAAGCTTGAGCTGTGTTGATAAATGTATacgtgtttgttttcatcgtaAAGACATGTTAAATGCAAGCGCAGATAACTTTCTCCATCACTGTACGTCATGAAACAGATCGGCAACCTTTTCTGAAACGTAACGCCGCACGCACTCTGTCGCAATGCAGTTAACGTCTTCCTCCAACGGTTTACGTTAGTCATCGCAATGAGGGACAAGACTGCGGGGTTTCGTGTTACTTTCTACTTGAATGTGTCTATTACAGGTATGGACATTGAATCAACACCGTGCATTTTAGTTCGGCGCTAAATGGGATGTGTTTTTTGAGGAGCAAAATGACTGTCAGGCTGAGTTGTTTAGCTTAGTGGGTAAAAAGTAGTGGGTAGAGCTATCTCATAGCTAAAGCTAAAGACAGTTTCAGATGTAGGAAACGCAGTGCAGTAAATGTGACACTCCGCAGTGACTTTACAGGACATCAGCACTATGGAGCCTTTGGACATCTCTCAACATTGTCTCTACATCTAAAAAACGTACCTAGTCAAGATGAAAACTATCATTGTGTCTGTCCCTGCTCGATCAATGTTAGTGcatcatttaacatttaatataTCATACTGTTTCTCCTCCACAGAAGATATCATCAGAACCTTTCTATGAGCAGCACTCAGTCTCTGCATCCTTTTCATTTGGGTGACTTACAAAGTGACATTTAGGAACTTCAGATGATATCACTGAAGATTTCAATGGTTGAGAACAATCCAAGTTATTAAATATTCTACATTAAAACTGTATTGTTTTCAGGTAATGGTTTAGTGCAGGGataactttggtcacagcaaggggccacattcatttaattctgactgccagggggccaaattgtaggatacaaaaaacgataacagtcgattatgtctcaaatttaactcaacatataccagtgatcaaatgttattatggaaatatttctggttttcatgatttcatggcacaTTTTGTcacgttttcttcatgttttgatatataaaaattgacctgagggccacgttgagggttgacgagggccgcatgtggcccccgggccgccagttgcccacccctgctttaGTGTATACACTCTGTGTTATGAACAAAGAAAGTCCCTTTCAAACAGCTCGCTTTGTCTGACCCTCTCCACTGTACACCATCACTCCTGTAAGAGTCTTTTGCTTATGATCTTGTTATTGattaattatatattattaACCACAGTAGAGTTGAAACTAATCATGTTTTTCGTTATCCATAATTCTGCTGATCGCTTTCTTGATTCATAGATTAATTGATGTCTATTCAATTAGTTGTTTGGTATTATTTTTAaggtaaatatatattttttatagcCTAATTTTTTGGGATCAATTGTCCGAAACCATATATTAGTTTTAGTTGaacgtttatttttttaatagttgtTCAAAGAACGCAAAGTTGACCAGAGTCATATTCTTTTTATGTgcacacaaaggagaaatccttcctgcatgttatcccatatgctcttttgtaaagcgtctatAGGCGCTATACAagtaatgattgattgattgattgacatacCTGGaatataaagaacatttttgtgGCTTAGTGTCACTAAATCCTTCCTGTGTTTTTCAGACTGACATCTATCGTGTTGAAGGATGGATCCTGTCGTCTTGAGCTTCCAGGACAGCCTGTTGCGGCGCTCTGATGTGTCCTTACTCGAGGGACCTTATTGGCTCAATGACCAAGTCATTGGTTTTGCTTTTGAATATTTCGCTGCTAAACGCTTCGGAGTCCTGGGAGAcaccatcaccttcatcagCCCAGAGGTCACCCAGTTCATCAAGTGTGCTTCCTGCCCTGATGAGTTAGCCCTTTTTCTGGAGCCACTGGATCTCGCTGCTCGTCACTGGGTCTTTCTCGCTGTTAACGACAACTCTAATCAGACTGCTGGAGGGTCCCACTGGAGCCTCTTGGTCTATCATCACAAGTCCAACCACTTTTCCCATTATGACTCTCAAAACGGCAGCAATTCTCTGCATGCACGGCGTATCGCGAGCAAGCTCGAGCCTTTTCTGGGTGCAGGGAGAAAGGCTGTGTTTGTGGAGGAGCCCTGCCCGTCGCAGAAGAACAGTTATGACTGTGGGATGTATGTTATCTGTATCGCCGAGGCCTTATGTGAGAAGGTTACAGTGGAGGGCTCGCCACGCCTTCCTGTGCAGATCATCACTCCGGCCTACATCACCCAGAAGAGGACTGAATGGTGCAGACTGATCCAGAGTCTGGCTCAGACTGATCTCTGCTGCGCTCTGTCTTTTCCTTAGCACGTTGATATCTCCTCTTTTTATGCAGTACATATCTACTCCTGAAGCATCTGAATGCACTCGTTGTACACAACATAACTATACTGGATGAAGTTTATTTCTATTACAGCCGACTGCAAAAcattaaaagtttgaaaagaTAAAGCAATGTGGAATCTTTGATGAGTAACTGATCATTTGGTGTCATGTTTATTCCTTGTATTCGCACagtaaaatacaacatttaaacaagaacacCAGCATGCCTAAAAAAGGAATGGACTCCCTTGTTCATATTTAGTGAGGATAGAAAATATGTCATGTTGTGGAGGAGGACGCACAGACTTTCCTTTTCTCTATTCTATCAGTTTGGAGCGAATGTAGAAATGTTTACACAGACTATTGCTCAGGGTCATTTGAAATGAACTAGAATTGACAATAAGAATGTGCATCTTAACTTTGGCTCCTGCTTTATTTCAGATCTGATGAAATTCTGTTTCTCACTTTGAGCTTTGTGTCTACAAGTGCAAACCTTTATCCTGCTGTACGAGGGTGAAACATTCCCTGTGTGCTGCGAGTGTCGATCTGACAAAGGGCAATGCCGAGTACTGGAATGtatgttttgttcttaaaaaggAGAAAGTATTGAACTCATTGTCTTCTGCTAATAAAAACTTACTGTCACATTTTTGGTGACCAAAGTTTAAAAGCGCATTGtggtttttatttcaggtgtttcttttaaagaagCAGAATTTGATTTTCTGGCCCAACTTCACCAACtatcaaggtgcatgaagaggtCAGAAAGCTCCAGCAACGCTTGGAGTGTGAAGATCAACTTTGGCAGTTTAAGGAaagtcatgtttaaaaaatatttgatggaCTGCAGGAAAATAAGGCTGAAACATTTGGGCTGTAACCTGTTCACTTCATTGTTTCCTAACTgcaagaaatgtattttcagaCAAGTTAAATAGAGACTTCCACTTTAactcaaaaaataaattatctaTAAAGGGCAAGAGTTTTCTATTTAAACAATGAAAAGATCCACTGATATAATTCCAACAACGGACTAAAAGTAGAATATGAGAAACAGAGCTGTCATCCTGCATTGTACTGTACATTTAGAAAGCACACTGGAAGGTTAAACGACACAACTTTACTATTCAGAGTCAGAATGTGGCCTTTGACATATTTATGAGCCAGCTTTATTTATCACTTGGAGCAGGATTTAGGGAGTCAACGTGGAAAGATTTGGATCAAAGTGATGCTGAAAACACTTGAGACCCCTGGGTGAGATGGACAAAGATGTCTCACAGAGATATCCTGGGAAGTGTAGTAAATACATGCTGCGTGTCTTGAGTTATGTTTCCTGCCAACATAGAGAGCTAAAGCTAATGTAAGGAGTTGCTGATTTAGCTCAGTCGGCAGAGCAGCAGTGCCTCATGAACAGAGGAAAAGTCATCATCCCATGGTCGCTGATTATTTGGTGCTTGCAGTCCctactctcttcagctgtcctatctaataaaggcaaaagaataaaagaacCTAATCTAAAAATTAAGTaaaagttcaagttcaagtaCAATTTGGGTGACATTCATTCTGTGGGTTTTTAAGATTTAGGAACAATTAGGGCCAGGGTTTAAAACATGTGAAGGGTAGTTATAAAAAAGCAGGGCCTAACAATGTGGAATTTGACTCACAGGTAATTGAATCAATCAGTTGAGTCATAAGTATCAGTATCTGAACTGGCTGATCGACCCTGCACCATTCCTAAATTCACACTTCTTGGACTGTCTCCTCCCCCTGCTCTCCTTCCTCTGGCATCCTGAGCACTTCAACATCCCACAGGCATATTTCACCCGGAGTAACCAGTCAGACGAGCCGTCAGGGTTTACTATTGTCCGATCAAAATGCCACAAAGCCGCGGGCATTCACCGCCCAGGCAGCACGCTGTGTTAGTGCAACAAAGAGCCCGGGGAAAGGCACATTCATTAAGATTGATTAGTTTCTTAATGGCCAGTTTACCAAGTCTACTCCATGAGCGCTtacaaactgtctgtgtgtctgtctgtctgtctgtctgtctgtcgagTGCACAGAGGttttgagttgtgttttcaaGACGTTTAACACAACAGCACTTTGTTATTTTCTGGATAAACTACACTGAAATGGATAAAGCTAAATCCTCTCAAAATCCTGTACCTTGCTCCTTGCTATTTTGGCAAATGATACACACAGATTTCTGTGGCACAAAACAAAGCCTCTTAGTATTGATGCTTTTGTTCTGCTCTAAATAAACAGACTGCTTACCGATAATCTTTCttaaaaaggaggaggacaTTCTTTACGTTTAGGTCCCATGACTCTTACCGTAAGTGTGCCTTTAGATGCACACATATGCAATGAATACACTCTAAAATCCTGTGCATCATGTCAGATTATTAAGACACAAAATAAGTATAAAACACCTCATGCAAGGTGAGTTgtcaactttttaaataataccTATAAGATCACTTCTTTCTCATTGGAGGGGTGGATACTGTTGTACATGtgacattataaaataaaacttaaacatCTACTAAGGACTTGTAAGTACACATAGAGCGTTATGTTTTACATTATACATCATGTGAATAAAGAAAGTTAACAAATaatcaaagtaaaaaagaatACAATTGACATCCCCTGTCCCATTCCTGTTTCCCTCAACCTGTCTGCCTTCAGCATCCCACCTTCCCACGCCATcctgcatccatccatcaggcACCCTCTGACTTTTACACCTGTCTCTGTTACCTGACTGGTATCACATTCCTCACTGACCCTGTCAGGATAAATACCAGCTTCTTTTTCCTAAGTCATAATGTCAGATTGTCAATGTTGCTTTGCGTTTTTGCTTTCAAGCCTCCTTTTCCTGAACTGGAGTCTGTGCCTGCACCTTTTACCTGTTCCTGAAGCCTTTGTATcagtattttacttttaaaagccTGAATATAAATCGCAAGGCTTCCTGTCTGCCTGATTGACTGCACATGGGTCCTTTTTTGCTGACTCAAACACATCTTGTGATGCTTAAAAACATGAGTCAAGAAGAATATTGTATTACCGATGTGTCAAACAATGTGTACTCAGCAAGAAACTTTGATAAACTCTAAAACAGAAAACCTACTACAAAAGTCTTGTGTTTTAATCTATGTCCAGGCTCCTTCCTGTAATAATAGacataaacatacacaaacagaca
This window contains:
- the senp8 gene encoding sentrin-specific protease 8, which translates into the protein MDPVVLSFQDSLLRRSDVSLLEGPYWLNDQVIGFAFEYFAAKRFGVLGDTITFISPEVTQFIKCASCPDELALFLEPLDLAARHWVFLAVNDNSNQTAGGSHWSLLVYHHKSNHFSHYDSQNGSNSLHARRIASKLEPFLGAGRKAVFVEEPCPSQKNSYDCGMYVICIAEALCEKVTVEGSPRLPVQIITPAYITQKRTEWCRLIQSLAQTDLCCALSFP